One region of Nitrospinaceae bacterium genomic DNA includes:
- a CDS encoding 6-phosphogluconolactonase yields MNPDIKIFPQPVMLAEALAQGLHNASLQAKKAGRVFNLVLAGGSTPRAVYEYFARSGFNKTIPWDRIHFFWGDERCVPGDHEDSNFQMVRRALLDPLAIHKENIHRMQGENDPVKEASRYAEEIKSHCHLTAGEIPRFDWILLGLGTDGHTASLFPGVKTDEDPSGICAVATHPESGQKRITLTLKVLNHARRVSFIVTGSGKAQVLAAIFNQSPESQHYPATQVSPEPGNLEWFLDKEAASKL; encoded by the coding sequence ATGAACCCAGACATAAAAATATTTCCGCAACCTGTGATGCTGGCGGAAGCGCTTGCTCAAGGATTGCATAATGCGTCTTTACAGGCTAAAAAAGCAGGGCGTGTTTTCAACCTGGTTCTGGCAGGTGGGAGCACTCCCCGCGCGGTGTACGAATATTTTGCCCGGTCCGGGTTTAATAAAACCATCCCCTGGGATAGGATTCATTTTTTCTGGGGAGACGAACGCTGCGTTCCTGGTGACCACGAAGACAGCAATTTTCAAATGGTCCGGCGGGCACTGTTGGACCCCCTGGCGATTCACAAAGAGAACATTCACCGCATGCAAGGTGAAAACGATCCCGTAAAAGAAGCTTCCCGCTACGCAGAAGAGATTAAAAGTCATTGCCATTTAACTGCTGGAGAAATACCGCGGTTCGACTGGATTCTTTTGGGGTTGGGAACCGACGGCCACACGGCGTCTCTTTTTCCAGGAGTGAAAACCGATGAAGATCCATCGGGAATTTGCGCCGTGGCCACCCACCCTGAAAGCGGACAAAAACGCATCACCCTTACATTAAAAGTGTTGAACCATGCCAGGCGGGTGTCCTTCATCGTTACCGGCAGTGGGAAAGCCCAGGTTCTCGCTGCAATATTCAACCAATCCCCCGAAAGCCAACATTATCCCGCTACCCAAGTGAGTCCCGAGCCGGGAAATCTCGAATGGTTTCTGGATAAAGAAGCCGCATCAAAGCTCTAA
- a CDS encoding RNA polymerase sigma factor: protein MYRYCLVRVKDPAAAEEIVQVTFFAALQATHTFAGRSSEKSWLFGILKHKILDHFREVKKNRTFDLAPQDDQDPCEYNASGHWKEIPQHWGLDPEKFAENQALTEALTTCLDGLSDKFRQVFVLKEIEGLSTEEICNDFNIKPTNLWVILHRARNQLKKCLEIHWFDRKERE from the coding sequence ATGTATCGCTATTGCCTGGTCCGGGTCAAAGACCCGGCGGCAGCCGAGGAAATCGTGCAAGTCACCTTTTTCGCCGCCCTGCAGGCCACCCACACGTTTGCCGGGCGGTCTTCTGAAAAAAGCTGGCTATTCGGTATCCTCAAGCATAAAATTCTCGACCACTTCCGCGAAGTCAAGAAAAACAGAACTTTTGACCTGGCTCCTCAGGACGATCAGGACCCCTGTGAATATAACGCTTCAGGGCATTGGAAGGAAATTCCCCAGCACTGGGGGCTGGACCCTGAAAAATTCGCGGAAAATCAAGCACTTACAGAAGCCTTGACCACCTGCCTGGATGGCCTATCCGACAAATTCCGGCAAGTCTTTGTTCTAAAAGAGATTGAAGGATTGAGCACAGAAGAAATATGTAATGATTTTAATATCAAACCGACTAACTTGTGGGTTATCCTGCACCGGGCTCGGAACCAACTGAAAAAATGTCTGGAAATCCACTGGTTTGACAGGAAAGAGCGGGAATAA